In Elaeis guineensis isolate ETL-2024a chromosome 1, EG11, whole genome shotgun sequence, a genomic segment contains:
- the LOC105038472 gene encoding uncharacterized protein, producing the protein MSNMDEFSFPTIPVEQEPLCQLPFPLWFVSSIADQETDHHHRRSFSSPEEAAKMADALELASSALSLDDKDQFLNDEERMDMLWEDFNEELRRMSCDRKMDAANGEASSNSSSTDSRRHGMVDLPCIQAFGASTSSSIIHHRRPSWLLMLKVLKKLFLIQKTGSSKRKSLQ; encoded by the coding sequence ATGAGCAACATGGATGAGTTCAGCTTCCCTACCATTCCAGTAGAACAGGAGCCCCTCTGCCAGCTCCCCTTCCCTCTGTGGTTCGTCTCCTCCATCGCCGACCAAGAGACCGACCATCATCACCGGAGAAGCTTCTCTTCACCTGAAGAAGCTGCAAAGATGGCCGACGCACTTGAGTTGGCCTCGTCGGCACTCAGTCTGGATGACAAGGACCAGTTTCTCAATGATGAAGAGAGGATGGACATGCTGTGGGAGGATTTCAATGAAGAACTACGCCGGATGTCTTGCGATCGAAAGATGGATGCGGCGAACGGGGAGGCGAGCTCGAACTCATCGTCAACGGATTCGAGAAGGCATGGCATGGTGGATCTACCCTGCATTCAGGCCTTCGGCGCATCAACGAGTAGCAGCATCATTCACCATAGAAGGCCAAGCTGGCTTTTGATGCTGAAGGTATTGAAGAAGCTGTTCTTGATTCAGAAGACTGGTTCTTCCAAGAGGAAATCACTTCAGTGA